The stretch of DNA GTACGTACACTGTGGAGGTTGAAACCTGCGTCTAAAACAAATTACTACCCGTGAATGGTACAAAAAAACATCGAAACCGACGACCATGATTCGTACAATAGTAAATACTCGTAATCACTCCCAGTCCTTCCGCTCGCTCCGCTCGTTCTCCACTTCCCTGATTACCCCTTCGGAACTCCCTTGCCACACTCCTTGTTCTATTGTTGGGCCTTGTCTGGCGCGGAGCGTACGATTCTGGCGCCTAAGGTGCCCGCGAAGCTTCGGCGTGCCTTTCCTCTGCTTCCCACGCAAAACCAAATGCACGACCGTTGTGACGtcatggtcacgtgagtccCCGAGTCCGCCGGGCGGGCGCGCCGGGGTGGCCCACCGCACCAAAACGTGTCGTACGGTCCACTTGCTCGTCTCGTTGGTCACACGCGGAGCCACGACGACCGTCTACCCCTATACTCTATCAGACCCACTAAACAAGGTTTCTGAACATGCCACGTTAATGTACGTCTACATTCCTATGAACAAAGAGCGGGCAAATAGGCTTTAGTGCTCTTTGTGGATCCGTATAGCCACATGAAACATTGCCGTAGGGAGAAAATGTAGGCGAGCGTCCGATACGTCGAACGGCTCTCTTTTTgtcccaaaaaaaaaagttgccaccacacaaacaaaGTACAGATCAAGGTGGGAATATCAGGCGCCCCAATGCAGCCCTGCTTGGGCCACAGTACAGCGTCGGGGGGGGGGGCAGGGGTACAAGGTGCCCCTCCGGGAATTATTATTAGATGCAGGTACgcggtggaggagatgggcGTGGTACAGCACAacatgtacaatactgtagacCGTGGACGTCAGACTCCCCATTATCGTAGCACATGTTGGAAAAATGATAGACCAATATGAGATCCACCTTTCTCTACATACTCCACCTACAGATGTTGGTACCTATGCTGGAGGACCCTGCGTATTCCAATTGGAGACATGACAgaatgtactggtacaagaACTCGTACATCGTATTGAATCCGGTACGATAGTGCAAAAACCtgctgtaccagtacaaaTCGCTGCAACTACGCTGCCTAGGCCAATAGGAGCTAAACGTCGGCTAAAATGGCGCTCAGATGGGTCTAGCCGTGGTGCTATACGTGCCGGTGGCTGTACCAGCTAGCTGGTAGTCTACTGGCTCtagtctacttgtagtgtgttGTATAGTCTACTTATGACTAGGCGGTGGTATGTGCCGGAGCAAGACTCATTCCAGGCATCAAAGAACAGGCATACAAGCCACTACTACATGCTCGAGGTTTCCAGACAGTTGTATTCTACAGGCTTGTGCAGTATGCCCTGGCGTATGTAAACCTATCGACCCAGGAAGCTCACCAACCGTTTCTGTAGATGTAACGTCCCAGATGTATAGCCTGGCTCCTGCATGGAACTACTGCTTCGCACGCACATCAGCCCTGCTTAGCGGTGTTTACGCACGTTAGTGCACTCCGGGCAGCTGTCGGCGTGTCCCATGTACCGTATCGTCAGCATAAGAACATGGCCTGTATTATCTTATGTATCGTGAATCATTACATAGGTGAGTGAAGACCTATGGCAAGTGGGCAGGAGCAGAGCTGGTTAACTCTGGCTCTACTGCAGTACAGAAACGAGGGTGTGAGAACGAGTACTTCGTACGGTACAACTAGCTAACCTGcaagctactgtacttgtagtggtcAGATGGCTGATTGTCAGAAGCATCAGATAAGATGTTGAGAGTATCAGGCCACTCCTGAACAACCGAACCAATATACCGGAAGGGTATTGGAGCTCTGGCAACTAGTCCCGCTTGCACTTCTACAGCCTCGCTAGTCAAAATACCGAGGATACTTTTGCTTTCGTCGATAGGACCGGTAAGCAGCAAAAGCAATGTATGCAAACAAGAGCAGAATAATGAAGAGCGTCACCCGCAGAACATGAGTCAGCCATCGGCCActttgctgctggttggtGTTCTTCATGGCTCTGAGCTTTCGCCGTGTTCGagccttgagcttcttctgcgCCTTTGCAGAAAGATGCACCTTGTTATCGCCtctgtccttcttgttgctgtgcttcttcttgtccagacCTCGTCCtccctgctcctccagctcctccattTCAGCCTGTTCTTCGATATCATGTTTCTGCTTGTTCCAAACAAACTCGCCATCATGAACACCGTTGATAGCAGCCAGATCGGCGTAGATCTCGGGGGCGTTGATGAGCTTCTGAACAGCCACGTCGCCAATCTGGAACTTGGCGGAAACCTCGCCGGTCATGGCTGACACACCCAAGTAAAGAGGTTCGTCGcccacaatctcctccagcctTTGCACCTGGTCTCCATCTAGCACAGTGCACGTTTTCCACTCATTGTGGCTCTTAAATCGGAAGTCCACGCCCAAGTAGCGGCCTCGAACGTAAGAAATTCGCATCTCGGCGTGTCGCACAGAGTTGTAGATGCCCTTCAAGCTGCATCCGTCCAGACCGTAGGCCTCCTCGTTGTATTGGCCATCGTGATCATTGTCGTAGGACTGAATACCGTCCATGATCATTCCGTGAGCGTAGGGGAACGCTCGTCCCTTTCTGCCGTTTCGATACAGATCAACAACCATCCCGAACcccttgagcttgtcggGGGCTCCAAAAACAGGTCCGTAGGGCATGGATTCACTGAGTCCGAGATCCGGAGACGTGGTCAGCCACACGGCCATGCCGTCTCCGTAAACCCCGGCCGTCTCCCCCATGATTCGGAACTGGGTCACGATTTCGAAATCAGAGTAGGTCAGCTTCAGGGTGTTTTTGGAGCACATCCAGCCGTGTTTGCCGCCCTTGTCCGGCGTCAATTGGATGGCCGCCCAGTCCTGGCCCTGCTGGAATCGTCGCACAGAGATATCCCCGCCCATGTTGAAGTACTTGGCGTTGAAGCCGTCCTCCAGAAACGGCGGAGAGATGCTCATCTTGGGGTAGGGCAATCGGCCGAATTCCTCGTTTTGCCCGGCACATAGCTTAGTCAGCATTGCCACCGCAAGTAGCACTGTCCACAGCATGATGgttgtgtgtctgtgtctgtgtcagCGTGTTGTCTGTGTTAATTACGGAGTAGTGATGTCGGCTTTGTACCTTCAAACATGCATGCATCAAAAACACGTGTAAATGCGAGACTCGGAACTAGAAAAATTAGTGGATGTTGGAGGTATTATTCTGATGGGTCTCTGTGTTCGGCGTGTAGTAGTAGCTGTCAGGAATTAATTGATCAAATAATTGACTCCCCTGCGATACTCTTCACTGTAGAGTGAGCGATGACGTCACATCAGATAATTTTTCAGCCATCGCTCACATTGCGATTAGGTTTTCCATCGTGAGTGGACGATGATCGATAACATGAGATAGAGAAAAGATATGGAGAAGATTCTTGATTGTTTCTATGGCTGGAGGTCTGTTGTTTCCCCTGTTCACAATTTCCAGTCTTCACGAATATGACAGCTGTTTCTGCagtggtacttgtacttgtactggctGTACTCACCTGTATGTACGTTCTACTTAGGAAGCATAACCAGATGATGGAGTCATACACATGACCAGAAAGACAGTACGAATAGACAATTAAACGCCCCAATGCCATATACACGGGGCCAGGCCATATGCTCCCTAAACACACATACAAATGTCCACGCACTCGACTTACACAGATTATGAGTGAAAAACTCTATCTCAAAAAATTAGCCAAGGTGCATAAGTCTAGCATCAGCTCTCCATTACACGTCTACCATCACAATGAGCGAAGTTGCCAAGAAACAAAAGACGGAAGAGGGATCTGTGGTGACCAAGGTTGAGTCTAATGAGGTTTCCGAGACAGCTGCTCCCGTTACTGCCGAGGTGAAGGACATTGGAGTCACCGAGCCTCGAGTTGGAATCACAGAGTACATTTCTCCGGGACTGGCCGGGTTCCGAGGTA from Yarrowia lipolytica chromosome 1D, complete sequence encodes:
- a CDS encoding uncharacterized protein (Compare to YALI0D01606g, similar to Saccharomyces cerevisiae UIP5 (YKR044W); ancestral locus Anc_1.239, weakly similar to uniprot|P36137 Saccharomyces cerevisiae YKR044w hypothetical protein), whose protein sequence is MLWTVLLAVAMLTKLCAGQNEEFGRLPYPKMSISPPFLEDGFNAKYFNMGGDISVRRFQQGQDWAAIQLTPDKGGKHGWMCSKNTLKLTYSDFEIVTQFRIMGETAGVYGDGMAVWLTTSPDLGLSESMPYGPVFGAPDKLKGFGMVVDLYRNGRKGRAFPYAHGMIMDGIQSYDNDHDGQYNEEAYGLDGCSLKGIYNSVRHAEMRISYVRGRYLGVDFRFKSHNEWKTCTVLDGDQVQRLEEIVGDEPLYLGVSAMTGEVSAKFQIGDVAVQKLINAPEIYADLAAINGVHDGEFVWNKQKHDIEEQAEMEELEEQGGRGLDKKKHSNKKDRGDNKVHLSAKAQKKLKARTRRKLRAMKNTNQQQSGRWLTHVLRVTLFIILLLFAYIAFAAYRSYRRKQKYPRYFD